TGGCATTCTTGAAGAATGATGCTCAACTACAAGCCACTCATTACCTTCTTTAACTAAAGTAAAACTAAATCTTGCTGGAACTTTAACCTCTTTTCCATCTTTTTCAAATGTAAAAGTATAAATTCCGGATTTATTTACAACATTATCTGATAATTTTTTAGTGTGAAGCTCATTTATAGTGCCTTTCAGATTAGGTAATCCAGT
The genomic region above belongs to Rickettsiales bacterium and contains:
- a CDS encoding DUF4440 domain-containing protein, giving the protein TGLPNLKGTINELHTKKLSDNVVNKSGIYTFTFEKDGKEVKVPARFSFTLVKEGNEWLVVEHHSSRMPVEQTNN